One region of Parambassis ranga chromosome 21, fParRan2.1, whole genome shotgun sequence genomic DNA includes:
- the LOC114453779 gene encoding polycystic kidney disease protein 1-like 2, with amino-acid sequence MCRAILHPLILMTLACLSHTENGTEAAETCLEHQKAFRGSCFEFVGLRLSFVSAQSWCEKSGGHLAFIPDEDTQDFLERHLDFDQDLWLGLARSFSSKRWANEEGALSWLDGSPVTYSKCMNYPHPNTACGHILKNSGFHWGATGDCSKELQFICQFEFGRSIVCAGRNTTLLCGAGQVLMIDSCFYGRDSVHYCRSSLSPSASTQHECGWVDVADAIAAHCNGRQSCEISAVMTSFHDLCPQLLSYLSVDYHCKDGLTLSMDTTAAVFEDVTIGVKWFLKLSEGKLQCKLNTGDGCVVYLNSTDRSESSVVHKYTHPNTYVVAVECANSEMHSTAHKIITIQQPVTETGAIRCYAGNRSFYEPNCKALYGEAFQIQLEVKAGINVSYRIQSNEKLLSGLSVVRGNVPQNITLTPDVVKELGPGCHHLSLYASNAVTVPEISKDLQVCILEKISGLQAFMISETDDCLDITLGVSLDHGAPVLLFFSLNEDTSSFFETREMNTKKGTFHIKHLVQGSERSSATVKLTAQNAFSSLAVDVDVFPSCIKDPDMKQNSLGDHLLRVKRTEEKHIRVPRSSLEITATPEQVSTKNTAITLKVDDFDTSDTDVRYEWECKNPCKCQGKFNQLTHTIQSNCLPDPFEFNKYHFNVIEKSNNKVKETESICIALIPDTEMPATLSCTEGCNPIKKDTNAKINMICPEGQSCQGVVWYIENPESDNKWEDETQSCYKEEKRRPLIQKQNGGTEYTVTYNYLALAKGQGLTVVITSGDTTPLYKKFTIDTKSSEDPASTTKSPDATATTKNPSTIGTTTTTDGDPNPTTRSTPGATSATPTAPAATRSSATTSSPASSSSAATTAVTTAAATTSNPDGLSCSILPPSGTVLDAFSITCNIGKPCTKWKHLRCSKNNVVNSIFLPLGNSSANYNLIITATAKDGSFATNTRITVQVKDSTVGSVDGLTAAVENTVAQLKEQGLLSGETMGQLFCSVADKLNGQSDQSKKAERQKLRDTMMDIMVDMVKEIPFTVPEEVQMMARGLSALVQKEDELNTSAQEKASSLFQNMSSSLLHMDLTNTEDNKKEIHTTASVIVGGVSNIMDHSSYKNVSDALLVTLNNAQSALLMFMEVNEGPTTIKEANIGLLVNRMMQKDLNVESVNIPNSSCPAFSLPALPSNIFPSGEPVDVRMLSLDKNPFSWNERGNINSLIGALSLTTKDGSTIPVENLSEDIEILLPRPAGEQVNTTVLDLGNYSTTIIDIHSADTTLLLKMVPSKDPLPFKVLLGYMGYPTETNYVAMTQMPLQGTTQGERYTWILKPEDLKGNTGIHFLVVRPIVGPGIKSINASLSITPITTSCKFWDESLSDWSSKGCRVGLNSTHLVTQCLCKHLSFFGSSFFVTPNLVDPSRTAELFATFAENPVVVCFVGALFVTYLLVVVWARRKDIQDTAKVKVTLLEDNNPMDEYRYLLSVSTGHRIGASTSSQVTVTLLGEEGNSEPHHLTDPQKPMFERGAVDLFLITTPFSLGDLQGIRLWHNNSGSHPAWYVSNVMVQDLQTERKWHFLCNSWLAIDVGDCCIDTVFPVASEGELKKFSNLFFMKTTKDFSDGHLWFSVINRPRSSTFTCVQRVSCCFSLLLCTMLTSVMFYGIPKDPSEQTMDLGHFKFTWQQFMVGVQSSLIMFPVNILIVSIFRNTRPREATCCRQKTKKTNILEQESTLQTVSSQTANMNVNATLDVIIKDITGITHSLSKTVKSNIPCTESEFGPRQHNDINAVLSVVEDFIRQSHKTSDSSQAKTQLAESSAASSVEGIQKKSNETKYLYRQLCHIDKELTLLGPSSFPTPHSYSQALQQIQGMKVLLEDQLYTSSSFNLDEPMLNKDKSHRSIPADSTDGEGSQKKSVCCHGGLPWWFIFVGWLLVITTSVISGFFTMLYGLKFGKERSVSWLVSMIVSFFQSLLFIQPLKVLFLAVFFALLIKKVDEEDWQNMAFVTNTGDCKGQTRVRRGGLYHPPPPANIERMRRNKIMEEKASALIREILAYVGFMWMLLLVAYGQRDPNAYLLNQHIKDSFTGDIADSMSLGDIFTWANTSLLSNLYGVYPGFITDGNSKLVGNARLRQLRVHKNSCQIADALLNLVPDCHAPYSWEVEDMVSYQPGWNSSVRDDNSSSTPSPWRYQTQAELRAHPVWGKMVIYRGGGFVAELGPNFQNSSSTLGYLFRNKWLDVYTRAVFVEFTVYNANVNLFCIVTLLLESTAVGAFQLHSELQSIRLYQSTGGLHIFVMASEIIYMLFILYYMFQQGKLMKQQRWIYFKNKWNLLELTIIILSWSAVAVFTKRTLLGNRDITYYQNHKDHFPSFYETAIADATLQYLIAFLVLLSTVKLWHLLRLNPKTNMITAALQRAWNDIASFLVIIVIMFLAYSITSNVIYGWKMSSYKTIADALLTIICLQIGIFNYDEILDNTPVLGGLLFGSCIVFMTFVVLNLLLSVILVAFNQEHINHKPSEEEEIVDLMLKKICGLFGIRYKDTKESDVNDSGALALNNSRNIQHTPSNDVNGFQTCDSKHVQT; translated from the exons ATGTGCAGAGCCATTCTGCACCCGCTGATCTTGATGACACTCGCCTGTCTGTCTCACACTGAAAATGGgacagaggctgcagagacCTGTCTGGAACACCAGAAGGCCTTTAGGGGATCTTGCTTTGAGTTTGTTGGTCTCCGGCTCTCGTTCGTTAGTGCTCAATCCTGGTGTGAGAAGAGTGGAGGACATCTTGCATTTATTCCTGATGAAGACACTCAGGACTTCCTGGAAAGACACCTGGACTTTGATCAGGACTTGTGGCTTGGGCTTGCAAGGTCTTTCTCTTCAAAGCGTTGGGCAAATGAGGAAG GTGCTCTCTCATGGCTGGATGGTTCACCCGTCACATATTCCAAATGCATGAACTACCCACatccaaacacagcatgtgGACATATCCTAAAAAACTCGGGCTTCCACTGGGGAGCAACAGGAGACTGCAGCAAAGAGCTGCAATTTATTTGCCAGTTTG AGTTTGGGAGATCCATTGTGTGTGCGGGTCGTAACACCACTCTGCTGTGTGGTGCTGGTCAAGTGTTAATGATAGACAGTTGCTTCTACGGCCGCGACAGCGTTCATTACTGCCGATCCAGCCTCTCTCCTTCAGCATCCACACAACATGAGTGCGGCTGGGTGGATGTTGCTGATGCGATTGCAG ctcaCTGCAACGGCCGACAGAGCTGTGAGATTTCTGCAGTGATGACCTCCTTTCATGATCTCTGTCCTCAGCTGTTGAGCTACCTGTCTGTGGACTACCACTGCAAAGATG GGCTCACACTGTCAATGGACACCACGGCtgctgtttttgaagatgtcaCCATCGGCGTTAAGTGGTTCCTAAAATTGTCCGAGGGAAAGCTACAGTGCAAGCTGAATACTGGAGATGGCTGTGTTGTTTATCTGAATAGTACTGACAG ATCGGAGAGCAGCGTGGTGCACAAATACACTCATCCAAATACGTACGTTGTGGCCGTTGAATGCGCCAACAGTGAAATGCACAGCACAGCCCACAAAATAATTACAATTCAACAGCCTGTCACAGAGACGGGAGCCATCAGGTGCTACGCTGGAAACAGGTCTTTCTATGAACCAAACTGCAAAGCCCTGTATGGTGAAGCATTTCAAATTCAGCTGGAAGTAAAAGCAG GTATAAATGTGTCCTACAGGATCCAAAGTAATGAAAAGCTGTTGTCTGGTCTTTCCGTGGTCAGAGGAAATGTGCCACAAAACATCACTCTGACTCCAGATGTGGTGAAGGAGCTCGGACCAGGCTGCCACCACCTCTCACTTTACGCATCTAATGCAGTCACAGTCCCTGAAATATCCAAAGACCTGCAG GTGTGTATATTGGAGAAAATATCTGGGCTTCAGGCATTCATGATATCAGAGACGGATGACTGTTTGGATATCACGCTTGGCGTCTCTCTTGATCATGGCGCACCGgtgctgctcttcttctctcttaATGAAGACACTAGCTCATTCTTTGAAACCAGAGAAATGAACAcaaagaaaggaacatttcaTATCAAACACTTAGTTCAAG GTTCTGAACGATCCTCTGCTACTGTGAAGCTCACTGCACAGAATGCCTTCTCCTCTCTGGCAGTGGATGTGGATGTGTTTCCTTCTTGCATCAAGGACCCAGACATGAAACAAAATAGTTTGGGTGATCATCTGCTGAGAGTTAAGAGAACG GAAGAGAAACATATAAGAGTTCCCCGGTCGTCACTGGAAATCACTGCAACACCAGAGCAGGTGTCCACCAAAAACACTGCCATCACACTCAAAGTTGATGACTTTGACACAAGTGACACAGACGTACGCTACGAGTGGGAATGCA AGAATCCCTGTAAATGCCAAGGAAAATTCAATCAGTTGACTCACACCATTCAAAGCAACTGCCTGCCAGATCCATTTGAGTTCAATAAGTATCATTTTAATGTGATAGAAAAAAGTAATAATAAGGTGAAGGAAACTGAATCCATATGCATCGCCCTGATCCCAGACACAGAGATGCCAGCTACGTTGAG TTGTACTGAAGGCTGTAATCCAATAAAGAAGGATACAAATGCAAAAATTAATATGATATGTCCGGAGGGTCAAAGCTGCCAAGGAGTTGTGTGGTACATTGAGAACCCGGAGAGTGACAACAAGTGGGAA GATGAAACACAATCATGCTacaaagaggaaaagagaaggcCACTCATCCAGAAACAGAATGGTGGCACTGAATACACTGTGACTTACAACTATCTTGCATTGGCCAAGGGTCAGGGTCTCACTGTGGTGATAACATCCG gagATACTACGCCACTTTACAAGAAATTTACTATAGACACAAAGTCCTCAGAGGACCCTGCTTCTACCACCAAATCCCCAGATGCCACAGCTACAACAAAAAACCCATCCACCATaggcaccaccaccacaacagaTGGCGATCCTAATCCTACTACTAGATCTACTCCTGGTGCAACTAGTGCAACTCCTACTGCTCCTGCAGCTACTAGGTCTTCTGCTACGACCTCTAGTCCTGCTTCCTCTTCCAGTGCTGCCACCACTGCTGttacaactgcagcagcaaccacCAGCAATCCTGATGGACTGTCATGTAGCATATTGCCACCAAGTGGAACAGTCCTTGATGCTTTCAGTATAACCTGCAATATTGGGAAGCCCTGCACTAAGT GGAAACATCTGCGTTGTAGTAAGAACAATGTAGTAAACTCCATCTTCCTACCTCTTGGAAACAGCAGTGCTAACTACAACCTGATTATAACAGCAACTGCAAAAGATGGCAGCTTTGCAACCAACACCAGGATAACTGTACAG GTTAAGGATTCCACAGTGGGCTCAGTAGATGGtctcacagcagcagtggagaACACTGTGGCTCAGCTAAAGGAACAAGGTCTGCTGTCAGGAGAAACCATGGGGCAACTCTTCTGCTCTGTGGCCGATAAACTGAACGGGCAATCTGATCAATCGAAAAAGGCAGAGAGGCAAAAG CTGCGTGATACAATGATGGACATAATGGTGGACATGGTAAAGGAAATTCCATTCACCGTACCTGAGGAAGTACAGATGATGGCCAGAGGACTTTCTGCTCTCGTCCAGAAAGAAGATGAACTCAACACCTCTGCACag GAAAAGGCTTCTTCATTATTTCAAAACATGAGCTCATCTCTCCTCCACATGGATCTGACTAATACAGAAGATAACAAGAAGGAGATACACACTACAGCCAGCGTCATCGTGGGGGGAGTTAGTAATATCATGGACCATTCTTCTTAT AAAAACGTCTCTGATGCCCTCCTTGTTACTTTGAACAATGCACAGAGTGCATTATTGATGTTTATGGAGGTCAATGAGGGGCCAACTACAATCAAAGAAGCCAATATCGGGTTGCTTGTAAATAG AATGATGCAGAAAGATCTGAATGTGGAATCTGTTAATATTCCCAACTCTTCCTGCCCTGCGTTTTCTCTCCCTGCTCTACCCTCCAACATATTTCCTTCAGGGGAGCCTGTGGATGTTCGA ATGCTGAGCCTCGATAAAAACCCATTTTCTTGGAACGAAAGGGGGAACATCAACAGTCTGATCGGAGCTTTGTCGCTCACAACAAAAGATGGGTCCACTATCCCTGTGGAGAACTTAAGTGAAGATATTGAG ATTCTGCTTCCGAGACCGGCTGGAGAGCAGGTGAACACCACGGTTCTGGACCTGGGGAACTACAGCACCACAATTATAGACATCCATTCTGCTGACACGACCCTCCTGTTAAAG ATGGTACCCTCAAAGGATCCCCTGCCCTTCAAAGTGCTCCTTGGCTATATGGGCTACCCCACTGAGACAAATTATGTGGCAATGACGCAGATGCCTCTGCAGGGAACAACACAAG GGGAGAGGTACACATGGATACTGAAGCCTGAGGATTTAAAGGGGAACACTGGAATTCACTTCCTCGTGGTGAGGCCCATAGTGGGTCCAGGTATAAAATCCATCAATGCCAGTTTGTCAATCACCCCCATTACAACTTCATGTAAGTTTTGGGATGAATCATTATCAGACTGGAGCAGTAAAGGATGCAGA GTTGGACTTAATAGTACACATTTAGTCACCCAGTGCCTCTGCAAGCACCTTTCCTTTTTTGGGAGTTCTTTCTTTGTCACTCCCAACCTTGTCGACCCATCACGCACCGCTGAGCTTTTTGCGACCTTTGCTGAGAATCCTGTAGTTGTGTGCTTTGTGGGGGCGCTTTTTGTGACTTATCTCTTGGTGGTTGTGTGGGCACGACGAAAAGACATCCAAGACACAGCCAAG GTGAAGGTGACATTACTGGAGGACAACAATCCCATGGACGAATATCGCTACCTGTTGAGCGTCAGTACAGGGCATCGTATAGGAGCTTCCACCTCCTCTCAG GTAACAGTAACTCTGCTGGGGGAAGAAGGAAACAGTGAGCCCCACCACCTGACAGATCCACAGAAGCCTATGTTTGAGAGAGGTGCTGTGGATTTGTTCCTGATAACTACACCCTTCTCCCTGGGAGACCTGCAGGGCATCAGACTGTGGCATAACAACTCTGGGTCCCATCCTGCCTG GTATGTGAGCAATGTGATGGTGCAGGATTTACAGACTGAGCGGAAATGGCATTTCCTGTGTAATTCCTGGCTGGCAATAGATGTTGGTGATTGTTGTATTGATACCGTCTTTCCAGTTGCATCAGAAGGGGAACTTAAGAAGTTCAG CAATTTGTTCTTCATGAAGACCACGAAGGATTTCAGCGATGGACACCTCTGGTTCTCTGTGATCAATCGCCCACGAAGCAGCACCTTCACATGTGTCCAGAGAGTATCCTGCTGTTtctccctgctgctctgcaccATGCTGACCAGCGTCATGTTTTACGGGATCCCAAAAGATCCCTCTGAGCAGACCATGGACCTGG gtcACTTTAAGTTTACCTGGCAGCAGTTCATGGTAGGAGTTCAGAGTTCACTCATtatgtttcctgtcaacatcCTCATAGTGAGTATCTTCAGAAACACTCGTCCTCGGGAGGCAACTTGCTGCAGGCAGAAAactaagaaaacaaacatccttGAGCAGGAGAGCACTTTGCAGACTGTTTCCTCACAGACTGCCAACATGAATGTCAATGCCACTTTAGACGTTATTATAAAG GATATTACAGGAATCACCCATTCACTTTCGAAAACAGTAAAAAGCAACATCCCATGCACAGAGTCGGAGTTTGGGCCAAGACAGCACAATGATATTaatgctgtcctctctgtggtGGAAGACTTCATCAGACAGAGTCACAAAACCAGTGACAGCAGCCAGGCAAAGACTCAGCTAGCAG AGAGCAGTGCTGCGTCATCTGTGGAGGGGATTCAAAAGAAGAGCAACGAAACCAAGTATTTGTACCGACAACTGTGTCACATTGACAAGGAGTTGACTCTGTTGGGACCCTCCAGCTTCCCCACCCCGCACAGCTACAGCCAGGCCCTGCAACAGATCCAAGGCATGAAGGTCCTTCTGGAAGATCAGCTTTACACATCCAGCAGCTTCAACCTAGATGAACCGATGCTTAACAAAGACAAAAGTCACAGATCTATTCCTGCAGACAGCACTGATGGTGAAGGTAGtcagaaaaaaagtgtgtgcTGTCACGGAGGGCTACCTTGGTGGTTTATTTTTGTGGGCTGGCTGCTAGTGATCACAACCAGTGTGATATCAGGATTTTTTACAATGCTTTATGGGTTAAAATTTGGAAAGGAGCGCTCCGTAAGCTGGTTGGTCTCTATGATTGTATCCTTCTTTCAGAGTCTCTTGTTCATTCAGCCATTAAAG GTGCTCTTTCTTGCTGTCTTCTTTGCTCTGTTGATAAAGAAAGTTGATGAGGAAGATTGGCAAAATATGGCATTTGTAACAAATACAG GTGATTGTAAAGGCCAAACGAGGGTCAGACGAGGTGGCCTCTATCACCCGCCCCCTCCCGCCAACATTGAGAGAATGAGGAGGAACAAAATTATGGAAGAGAAAGCATCCGCTCTCATCAGGGAGATTTTGG CTTACGTGGGGTTcatgtggatgctgctgctggtggcgTACGGACAGAGAGATCCCAACGCTTACCTCCTGAACCAGCACATCAAGGACAGTTTCACTGGAGACATCGCAGACAGCATGAGTCTAGGGGACATATTCACATGGGCCAACACATCTCTGCTCAGTAACCTCTATGGAGTTTATCCAG GATTTATAACAGATGGAAACTCCAAGCTGGTGGGTAATGCCCGTCTTCGTCAGCTGAGAGTGCACAAGAACTCCTGTCAGATTGCAGATGCGCTGCTCAATTTAGTGCCAGACTGTCATGCTCCATATTCGTGGGAGGTGGAGGACATGGTGTCCTATCAACCTGGCTGGAACAGCTCTGTCAGGGATGATAACTCTTCCAGCACTCCGAGTCCCTGGAGGTACCAGACACAGGCAGAGCTCAGGGCTCACCCTGTCTGGGGCAAAATGGTGATTTACAGGGGAGGAGGCTTTGTGGCGGAGCTCGGCCCAAATTtccaaaacagcagcag CACCCTTGGGTATCTGTTCAGGAACAAATGGCTGGATGTGTACACGAGAGCCGTCTTTGTGGAGTTCACTGTTTATAATGCTAATGTGAACCTCTTCTGTATTGTCACACTCTTATTGGAGTCTACAGCAGTAG GAGCCTTTCAGTTGCACAGTGAGCTGCAGAGTATTCGCCTTTATCAGTCGACTGGTGGCCTTCACATCTTTGTTATGGCTTCAGAGATCATCTATATGCTGTTCATCCTCTATTATATGTTCCAGCAG GGCAAATTAATGAAGCAGCAGAGGTGGATTTACTTCAAGAACAAGTGGAACCTTCTGGAGCTGACTATCATCATACTGAGCTGGAGCGCCGTGGCTGTCTTTACCAAGAGAACCTTGCTTGGAAACCGTGATATAACATACTACCAAAACCACAAAGACCA TTTCCCCAGTTTTTATGAGACAGCCATAGCTGACGCCACGCTTCAGTACCTGATCGCCTTCTTGGTCCTGCTCTCCACTGTCAAACTGTGGCACCTGCTCAGGCTGAACCCCAAGACGAACATGATCACAGCGGCCCTGCAGCGGGCCTGGAACGACATAGCCAGCTTTCTTGTGATCATCGTAATCATGTTCTTGGCGTATTCCATTACA AGCAACGTCATTTATGGCTGGAAGATGTCCTCTTATAAAACTATAGCAGATGCTCTTCTGACCATCATCTGTTTGCAGATAGGCATCTTTAACTACGATGAG ATCTTGGACAACACCCCTGTGCTTGGTGGATTACTCTTTGGTTCCTGCATTGTGTTTATGACGTTTGTGGTGCTCAATCTGCTTCTTTCAGTCATCCTTGTGGCATTCAACCAGGAGCACATAAACCACAAG ccctcagaggaggaggagattgtTGATCTGATGCTGAAGAAAATCTGTGGCCTTTTTGGGATCAgatacaaagacacaaaagagaGTGATGTGAACGACAGCGGCGCTTTGGCCCTTAACAATAGCAGGAATATCCAACACACCCCATCAAATGACGTCAACGGTTTTCAGACATGCGACAGCAAACATGTACAGACGTAA